The following are from one region of the Nitrospirota bacterium genome:
- a CDS encoding CHASE2 domain-containing protein has product MTDVSFIIKEKLPIIDDYLYGRRFPTKSKGTTPVLIVAIDDETVKRYDYVRPMYADVIEGILKGKPKVLAIDNFFCRIRDLKEDLKLIKIFENAESNIVLAYFSQELDSFLLRQINPETHERIYKNNNKVTIANVSIAIPSENNEITAFVLNPDYFSYEQYLPFPLEVVSKYVGGAVYVPYADAGFDFNTAGIRHCKLGDMMIPSMYESIPDYYTFINYTDREFPSIPLWRVNETDSTVFKDKIVLIGASAPLAGDILSSPVSKKIPGVYILAHAIDMLLNRNFITPVELKHQKVMTFLAAFVISIISLTLKRLPAFFVTIFSIIVIKLLTDILFYHYLLYMYFAPFLFAILITHLIVIIYTNSLKSAS; this is encoded by the coding sequence GTGACAGACGTTTCGTTTATAATCAAAGAAAAACTCCCAATAATTGACGATTACCTTTATGGCAGGCGATTTCCAACTAAAAGCAAGGGTACTACTCCAGTACTGATTGTCGCTATTGATGACGAAACGGTTAAGCGCTATGATTATGTACGTCCTATGTATGCCGATGTAATTGAGGGGATTCTTAAAGGAAAACCAAAAGTACTGGCTATTGATAATTTTTTTTGCCGTATAAGAGATTTAAAAGAAGATCTGAAACTTATAAAGATATTTGAAAATGCTGAATCCAACATAGTGCTTGCTTATTTCAGTCAAGAATTAGACAGCTTTTTATTACGACAAATTAATCCCGAAACACATGAACGTATTTATAAAAACAATAACAAGGTTACTATTGCAAACGTATCAATAGCGATCCCTTCAGAAAACAATGAAATAACTGCCTTTGTTCTAAACCCTGATTATTTTAGTTACGAACAGTATCTGCCTTTTCCTTTGGAGGTGGTAAGTAAATATGTTGGAGGTGCGGTTTATGTCCCGTATGCAGATGCTGGTTTTGACTTTAACACGGCTGGAATAAGACATTGTAAACTTGGCGATATGATGATACCTTCTATGTACGAAAGCATCCCTGACTATTACACTTTTATTAACTATACGGACAGGGAGTTTCCCTCGATACCACTTTGGAGGGTTAACGAGACGGATTCAACGGTTTTCAAAGACAAAATAGTGTTAATAGGGGCAAGTGCACCATTAGCCGGCGATATATTGTCAAGTCCTGTTTCTAAAAAAATACCAGGAGTTTACATCCTTGCCCATGCAATAGACATGTTACTTAACAGGAATTTTATTACCCCTGTAGAGTTAAAACACCAAAAAGTGATGACATTTTTAGCGGCTTTCGTAATTTCCATAATATCATTAACTTTAAAAAGATTACCGGCTTTTTTTGTAACCATTTTTTCCATAATAGTGATAAAGCTTTTAACGGATATTCTGTTTTACCATTATTTGTTATACATGTATTTTGCGCCTTTTTTGTTTGCCATCCTCATTACACATCTAATCGTTATAATTTATACAAACTCGTTAAAATCAGCCTCTTAG
- a CDS encoding SpoIIE family protein phosphatase: MDTNSLSDDTKEPVDDLDDLFVEEAEGEPGAKRAKDKWKVIIVDDEPGVHDATILSLMDVVFDDKEIAFLQAYSGTEAKTLIENNPDSAVMLLDVVMETDDAGLQVVKHIRNTLNNNLLRIILRTGQPGQAPEDKVIMQYEINDYKSKNELTKQKLFTTMVSALRDYRNLVTIDGTKRGLEQIIAAFPTLFEVQSMDDFISGILTQLTSLLRLDEGSVYHIDSSFVANKSSKAITIVKGTGVYGQQIGKPAKEVLEPAEFELLLRAEAEQTNIFTENSCVVYFKNKTNSYNMVYIHSHRQLNEIDKNMVEIFCNNISMAFENIEKHKIQEAMKLARDIQMGLLPVNFSDIKEHGVDLYAFMQPAKEVGGDLYDFFFINDTLLCFVIGDVTDKGVPAAFFMAVTKTLIRAVAKIYSDTGQILRVVNNDLCRNNEKSMFVTLFLGIIDTKTGVCSYSNGGHNPPYLIDNSGEVKLLKISDGIPAGIMEESEYNSDKITFSEGDAIFLYTDGVTEAMDTENKIFDDDRLIAVLSKNQGKSSKTIVEDVVAKLSEFTTDAVQSDDITILCFNYKPNS, translated from the coding sequence ATGGACACAAATAGTTTGTCAGATGATACAAAAGAGCCTGTTGATGACCTTGATGACTTATTTGTTGAAGAGGCAGAGGGTGAGCCAGGGGCAAAAAGAGCTAAAGATAAGTGGAAAGTCATTATAGTTGATGACGAGCCTGGTGTGCATGATGCGACTATTCTTAGTTTAATGGATGTTGTGTTTGATGACAAAGAGATCGCTTTTTTACAGGCCTACTCCGGCACTGAGGCAAAAACCCTTATCGAAAACAATCCTGACTCTGCTGTTATGCTGCTTGATGTCGTTATGGAAACCGATGACGCTGGTCTTCAGGTCGTAAAACATATTCGTAATACACTAAATAATAATCTCCTTCGTATAATTCTGAGAACCGGCCAACCGGGGCAGGCCCCCGAGGACAAGGTCATCATGCAATACGAAATCAACGACTATAAGTCAAAAAATGAACTTACCAAACAAAAACTGTTTACCACTATGGTCTCTGCTTTGCGTGACTATAGAAATCTTGTTACCATAGATGGTACAAAAAGAGGACTTGAACAGATTATAGCCGCATTTCCAACTCTTTTTGAAGTTCAGTCAATGGATGATTTCATATCAGGTATTTTAACTCAACTGACTTCACTGTTAAGGCTTGACGAGGGTTCAGTGTATCACATAGACTCATCCTTTGTTGCTAACAAGAGTTCAAAAGCCATCACCATAGTTAAGGGTACTGGTGTGTATGGACAGCAAATTGGTAAGCCGGCAAAAGAAGTGTTGGAACCCGCTGAGTTTGAACTCCTTCTTCGTGCTGAGGCAGAGCAAACAAACATATTTACCGAAAACTCATGTGTGGTCTATTTTAAAAATAAAACTAACTCCTACAACATGGTCTATATACACAGTCACAGACAACTCAATGAGATAGACAAAAACATGGTGGAAATATTCTGTAACAACATCTCTATGGCTTTTGAAAACATAGAAAAACATAAAATCCAGGAAGCTATGAAACTGGCCAGAGATATCCAGATGGGTTTGCTGCCTGTAAATTTCTCAGACATCAAGGAACATGGAGTGGACCTGTATGCTTTCATGCAGCCGGCAAAAGAGGTTGGCGGTGACCTGTATGATTTCTTTTTCATTAACGATACTCTCCTTTGCTTTGTAATTGGGGATGTAACTGACAAGGGAGTTCCTGCGGCCTTCTTTATGGCCGTTACAAAAACACTTATTCGTGCTGTTGCAAAAATCTATTCAGATACTGGTCAAATCCTCCGTGTAGTCAATAACGATTTATGCAGAAATAATGAAAAATCTATGTTTGTAACACTGTTCCTTGGAATTATAGATACGAAAACCGGTGTATGCTCTTACAGTAACGGCGGACATAATCCTCCCTACCTGATTGACAACTCAGGAGAAGTCAAACTGCTTAAGATTAGCGATGGTATTCCCGCCGGCATTATGGAGGAGTCAGAGTACAACTCTGATAAGATAACATTTTCCGAAGGAGATGCCATTTTCCTCTACACAGACGGTGTGACTGAGGCTATGGACACGGAAAATAAGATTTTTGACGATGACAGACTCATCGCGGTGCTCAGTAAAAACCAGGGGAAATCGTCAAAAACCATTGTAGAAGATGTTGTCGCCAAACTTTCCGAGTTTACAACCGATGCGGTGCAGTCCGATGATATTACAATTTTGTGTTTTAATTATAAGCCAAACTCCTAA